In Thermotoga sp. Ku-13t, one genomic interval encodes:
- the mgtE gene encoding magnesium transporter, translating to MKVKVKLDIKSFIERGDFRTLKIILSQQEPADILEMIEELPPDEKIVVFRLLPKDQAAIVFSELEFDDQMALIELFKEEKLKEIISSMSPDDRAELLEEMPANVVNRLLSYLTPEERKETLALLNYPENSAGRLTTPKCVELHPEMTVREALDRIRREGKDKETIYLMPVIDHQRKLLGVVRLEDLIFADPDGLVEQVMDEQPVYVYATTDQEEVAQIMRKYDLVAVPVVDSEQRLIGIITIDDVVDVIDEEVTEDIQKMSSMVVTEQSYFHTSSWQFFTNRLPWLVVLLLLGTLSSGIIARFESLLASLPIIAAFMPAMVDTGGNIGSQISALVIRGMALGEIEQKDWWKVLLREFLIGAMLAGVLALTVLIRVVFVTKASQVMFAVSVALFVVVVVSNIIGAILPFIAKAFRIDPAIMAGPLLTTIVDLMGIAIYFGIVNLLLSV from the coding sequence ATGAAGGTAAAGGTGAAACTGGACATCAAGAGTTTCATCGAAAGAGGAGACTTCCGCACGTTGAAGATAATTCTGTCTCAGCAGGAGCCTGCAGACATACTCGAAATGATCGAAGAATTACCACCCGACGAAAAAATCGTCGTTTTTCGTCTTCTTCCGAAAGACCAGGCTGCGATAGTCTTCAGCGAACTCGAATTCGATGACCAGATGGCACTCATCGAACTCTTCAAGGAAGAAAAATTGAAAGAGATCATTTCTTCCATGAGTCCTGATGACCGTGCTGAGTTGCTCGAAGAAATGCCAGCCAACGTTGTAAACAGGCTGCTCTCCTATTTGACACCTGAAGAAAGAAAAGAAACCCTCGCTTTGCTCAACTACCCTGAAAATTCGGCTGGTCGTTTAACGACTCCGAAGTGCGTGGAACTCCATCCGGAGATGACGGTCAGAGAGGCCCTTGACAGGATCAGGAGGGAAGGTAAAGACAAAGAAACCATCTATTTGATGCCCGTGATAGACCACCAGAGGAAACTACTCGGAGTGGTGAGGTTGGAAGATCTGATCTTCGCTGATCCAGACGGACTCGTTGAACAAGTTATGGACGAACAGCCAGTCTACGTGTACGCAACCACGGACCAAGAAGAAGTAGCACAGATCATGAGAAAGTACGATCTCGTCGCTGTCCCTGTAGTCGACAGCGAGCAAAGACTCATAGGTATCATCACCATAGACGACGTGGTGGACGTAATAGACGAAGAAGTGACTGAAGACATTCAAAAGATGAGCTCCATGGTTGTCACTGAGCAATCGTACTTTCATACTTCTTCTTGGCAATTCTTCACGAACCGTCTGCCGTGGCTTGTGGTACTGTTGTTGCTCGGTACGCTGAGCAGCGGTATCATCGCCAGGTTCGAATCCTTGCTCGCATCTTTACCGATAATCGCGGCCTTCATGCCCGCGATGGTGGACACCGGAGGCAACATAGGCTCGCAGATATCCGCACTCGTCATAAGGGGCATGGCGCTTGGAGAGATAGAACAGAAAGACTGGTGGAAGGTGTTGCTGAGAGAGTTTCTCATTGGAGCCATGCTCGCAGGTGTACTCGCTCTGACAGTTCTGATCCGTGTTGTCTTCGTCACGAAGGCAAGTCAGGTCATGTTCGCCGTGTCGGTTGCCCTTTTTGTGGTAGTCGTTGTCTCCAACATCATTGGTGCGATCTTGCCCTTCATCGCTAAGGCCTTCAGAATAGATCCTGCGATAATGGCTGGACCTCTATTGACAACCATTGTGGACTTGATGGGTATAGCGATATATTTTGGGATTGTGAACCTTCTACTCTCAGTGTAA
- a CDS encoding cold-shock protein, which yields MRGTVKWFDPKKGYGFITKKEGGDVFVHWSAVEMEGFKTLKEGQEVEFEIQEGPKGPQAAHVKVIK from the coding sequence ATGAGAGGTACTGTCAAGTGGTTTGACCCCAAAAAGGGGTACGGATTCATAACCAAGAAAGAGGGTGGAGACGTCTTCGTCCACTGGTCCGCAGTGGAGATGGAAGGCTTCAAAACCCTCAAGGAAGGTCAGGAAGTTGAGTTCGAAATTCAGGAAGGCCCCAAAGGTCCACAGGCAGCCCACGTGAAGGTTATAAAGTAA
- the aglA gene encoding alpha-glucosidase AglA, which yields MAPVKISIIGAGSAVFSMRLVNDLCKTKGLAGSLVSLMDIDEQRLSGVYDLATRYVKELGADLKFEKTTSLETSLHEADFVINTALVGGHAYLDKVRAIGEKHGYYRGIDAQELNMVTDYCTITNFNQLKFFVDLARLMEKICPNAWLLQTANPVFEGTNLISRCSKIKVVGFCHGHYGVIEMAEALGLDENKLDWQVAGFNHAIWLNRFVYDGQNGYRLLEKWIEEGNLERWKPRNPFDLQMSPAAIDMYRFYGMMPIGDTVRNSTWYYNKDFETKKRWYGEPWGGPDSEEGWKWYQQRLKTTTDAIDFLSKNKSLKLMSLNTYLKFLPKGTVPEEMKKEVEVFSSPNKLSGEQHIPFIDSVVNNNSRRFVINVPNEGYIDGIPDGIFVEVPAIVDKDGWHVEKIEPKLNGKVLKFYLWPRMMRMEWALHAIMNGDKSALLEFLLRDPRTKSLEQAQSVIEEILNLPENQQMKAHYEKRAKL from the coding sequence TTGGCACCTGTGAAGATCAGCATCATCGGAGCAGGAAGTGCCGTTTTTTCCATGAGGCTTGTTAACGATCTGTGCAAGACGAAAGGTCTTGCGGGAAGCCTGGTTTCGCTGATGGACATCGACGAACAGAGATTGAGCGGTGTGTACGATTTGGCAACGAGGTACGTGAAGGAACTGGGAGCAGACTTGAAATTTGAAAAAACAACCTCGCTGGAGACTTCGCTACACGAAGCAGATTTCGTCATCAACACGGCCCTCGTTGGAGGACACGCGTACCTTGACAAGGTCAGAGCGATTGGAGAGAAACACGGATACTATCGAGGCATCGACGCTCAGGAGCTGAATATGGTAACGGACTACTGTACGATAACGAACTTCAACCAGCTGAAATTCTTCGTTGACCTTGCAAGGCTTATGGAAAAGATATGTCCCAATGCGTGGCTGTTGCAAACGGCGAATCCTGTATTCGAAGGCACGAACCTCATAAGCCGCTGTTCGAAAATAAAAGTTGTAGGTTTCTGCCACGGACATTATGGTGTGATAGAGATGGCGGAAGCCCTGGGACTGGATGAAAACAAGCTCGACTGGCAGGTTGCAGGATTCAACCACGCGATCTGGTTAAACAGGTTCGTTTACGATGGCCAGAATGGCTACAGGTTGCTGGAAAAATGGATAGAAGAAGGCAATCTGGAAAGGTGGAAGCCAAGGAACCCGTTCGATCTGCAGATGAGTCCAGCGGCAATAGACATGTACAGATTCTACGGCATGATGCCCATTGGGGATACTGTCAGGAACAGTACCTGGTATTACAACAAGGACTTCGAAACAAAGAAGAGATGGTACGGTGAGCCGTGGGGAGGACCTGACTCCGAGGAAGGATGGAAGTGGTACCAGCAACGTCTCAAGACGACCACGGATGCGATCGATTTCCTTTCGAAAAATAAGTCTCTGAAGCTGATGTCTTTGAACACTTATTTGAAGTTCTTACCGAAAGGAACGGTTCCAGAGGAAATGAAAAAAGAGGTCGAAGTCTTCTCCTCCCCAAACAAGCTCAGTGGCGAGCAACACATACCCTTCATCGACTCTGTGGTGAACAACAATTCTCGGAGGTTCGTGATAAACGTTCCCAACGAAGGTTACATAGACGGCATTCCAGACGGGATCTTTGTGGAAGTACCCGCGATCGTGGACAAAGATGGCTGGCACGTTGAAAAGATAGAACCGAAACTCAACGGCAAGGTGTTGAAATTCTATCTGTGGCCGAGGATGATGAGGATGGAATGGGCACTTCACGCCATCATGAACGGCGACAAGTCGGCTCTGTTAGAATTCTTGTTGAGAGATCCGAGGACAAAGAGTTTGGAACAGGCGCAGAGTGTCATCGAGGAAATCTTGAACCTTCCAGAGAATCAACAAATGAAAGCTCACTACGAAAAAAGGGCGAAATTGTGA